One window of Equus quagga isolate Etosha38 chromosome 4, UCLA_HA_Equagga_1.0, whole genome shotgun sequence genomic DNA carries:
- the CPN2 gene encoding carboxypeptidase N subunit 2 gives MLPGAWLCWACLLLVARLTQPCPVGCDCFDREVFCSDEELAAIPQDIPPHATDIVFVETSFTTVGARAFGSIPNLTKVVFLNTKLRHFGPDAFGGLPRLEDLEITGSGFSNLSTDIFSNLTSLSKFTLNFNTLEALPESFFCHMDALESLQLQGNRLQTLPGRLFQPLKHLKTLNLAQNLLVQLPEKLFNPLSSLQTLRLSDNALSSLPQGVFGKLGSLRELFLDGNSIKELPSEVFSQLFRLEKLWLQQNTIGHLPPSIFSSLGNLTFLNLQGNALRMLPAGLFAHTPGLVGLSLSYNQLETVAEGAFANLSSLSSLTLSHNAITHLPAGVFRDLGELIKLYLGSNNLTALHPALFQNLSKLELLSLSRNLLTMLPEGIFDTNYNLFNVALHGNPWQCDCHLAYLFSWLQQYSDRLFNIQTYCAGPAYLKGQVVPALKEELLVCPVTWDHLGFQAPNLEDREPGGSWDLAVEERAARSRCTYSNPEGTVVLTCDEVQCRWLNIQLSPRQRSGSPGLMYNASQEWDLKSRCGSVRLTVSIEAWAGEP, from the coding sequence ATGCTGCCTGGAGCCTGGCTGTGCTGGGCCTGCCTCCTGCTGGTGGCCAGGctcacccagccctgccctgtgggGTGTGACTGCTTCGACCGGGAGGTGTTCTGCTCCGATGAGGAGTTGGCCGCCATCCCGCAGGACATCCCGCCACATGCCACAGACATCGTCTTCGTGGAGACCTCGTTCACCACGGTGGGGGCCAGGGCCTTTGGCAGCATCCCCAACCTGACCAAGGTGGTCTTCCTCAACACCAAGCTCCGTCACTTTGGGCCAGATGCCTTCGGGGGGCTGCCCAGGCTCGAGGACCTGGAGATCACGGGCAGCGGCTTTTCCAACCTCAGCACCGACATCTTCTCCAACCTGACCTCACTGAGCAAGTTCACCCTCAACTTCAACACGCTGGAGGCTCTGCCCGAGAGCTTCTTCTGCCACATGGATGCCCTGGAGTCCCTCCAGCTGCAGGGCAACCGGCTCCAGACCCTGCCTGGGAGGCTCTTCCAGCCTCTGAAACATCTGAAGACCCTCAACCTCGCTCAGAACCTCCTGGTCCAGCTGCCCGAGAAGCTGTTCAACCCCCTGAGCAGCCTGCAGACCCTGAGGCTGAGTGACAACGCGCTCTCCAGCCTGCCCCAGGGTGTGTTTGGCAAACTGGGCAGCCTACGGGAGCTCTTCCTGGATGGCAACTCCATCAAAGAGCTGCCCTCCGAAGTGTTCTCACAGCTCTTCCGCCTGGAGAAGCTGTGGCTGCAGCAGAATACCATCGGGCACCTGCCcccctccatcttctcctccctGGGCAACCTGACCTTCCTAAACTTGCAGGGGAACGCGCTGCGGATGCTGCCCGCCGGCCTCTTCGCCCATACCCCAGGCCTGGTCGGCCTGTCCCTGTCCTACAACCAGCTGGAGACTGTCGCCGAGGGAGCCTTTGCCAACCTGTCCAGCCTCAGTTCCCTTACGCTCTCGCACAACGCCATCACCCATCTCCCGGCCGGCGTTTTCAGGGACCTGGGGGAGCTGATCAAGCTCTACCTGGGCAGCAACAACCTGACGGCCTTGCACCCAGCCCTCTTCCAGAACCTGTCCAAGCTTGAGCTGCTCAGTCTCTCCAGGAACCTCCTGACCATGCTCCCGGAGGGCATCTTCGACACCAACTACAACCTGTTCAACGTTGCCCTGCACGGTAACCCCTGGCAGTGTGACTGCCACCTGGCCTACCTTTTCAGCTGGCTGCAGCAGTACAGCGACCGGCTCTTCAACATCCAGACCTACTGTGCGGGCCCTGCCTACCTGAAGGGCCAGGTGGTGCCCGCCTTGAAGGAGGAGCTGCTGGTGTGCCCTGTCACCTGGGACCACTTGGGCTTCCAGGCCCCAAACCTGGAGGACAGGGAGCCAGGGGGCAGCTGGGACCTGGCTGTGGAGGAAAGGGCAGCCCGGAGCCGGTGTACCTACAGCAACCCCGAGGGTACTGTGGTGCTCACTTGTGACGAGGTCCAGTGTCGCTGGTTGAACATCCAGCTGTCTCCTAGGCAGCGCTCGGGCTCCCCGGGACTGATGTACAATGCCAGTCAGGAGTGGGACTTGAAGTCGCGCTGCGGCTCTGTGAGGCTCACTGTGTCTATCGAGGCTTGGGCAGGGGAGCCCTAG